The sequence below is a genomic window from Haematobia irritans isolate KBUSLIRL chromosome 3, ASM5000362v1, whole genome shotgun sequence.
ggtcaattgcaagaaataaaaaaatggaaaattttagacaaataaccaaatagtttataaaaataggtaagtgaaaatagaaaatgaaataaaactttaaggaagtcactaaatgtatatctctttgcagaaaactaaaattatggattctacgttcttgaaaacattaaaaagctgaccgatgaaaaaatggtggacaattaactggaactgcttcaattagtttataataattggtacgtcaatatgaaaaattaaatcaacactttagagaagtcactaaatttaaatctctttgcagaaaactaaaatctttagatggtacattcttgcaaacattaaaaagctgaccaatgaaaaatgagtggcttatcgacaagaaaaagtttccagaaacattacaagtgcaatcaattaaaattgttaaaaacaacaatttgttgaaatcaacaacttctggataaaaatctgcatcacatcgtcaattTAAATCATattctattatcagtttaaaattgatattttgtgaattccttctgctggaaatcaattctaacacgcggtccagtgcgttcctaatttcaaattgcccgcatgttaatacattttagtgctgttttatgacaccaacaggaaggaaatcgaatgatcaatgcaaaagtgtttactaataatgtttaagatatttaaagttttgttgtttgttgttttgttcttatttgttgatatgtttaataagattcttatttatcaattggtattgtagtgtattatgtagtgtagtgtattattatatattttattttgatgaaaatgaataaattatacaaaattcatagaattttggctttgactttcaatttgaagtggggatatcattcatacaaatttaggttgaaaagtatttgcaacgatgttaattttgaatttgactcgcatcgaaaattgtttgacaaattattgagtagcgatgctttTCAAttggaggataacacttgagatattattgctaatgtgttgaatttcactgttgagggtaatgtctgttttttgttgagaacgcgattttctcaacaatttctcaacttgaatattaccctaatcctttgaaaaaatgtttgaaaaattgagtCGTGATCGGAAAAAATTTACGGCCaccgttcggtcctcaaaataatgccagatgtgcctaacgtagtggattacactctggcgaaaccacttttcgacaaaaagtttggaactctaattcccaacagtgaggcgtgataTACATAGACCCCGGgggataaaagatatatagatttctacactgatggctccaaattgtatagacaagtgggtttcggagtatattctaaagatctggaacttcgaatagcgaaaagattacctaatcactgtagtgtttttcaggctgaaatattagcaataaaagaggtggcgaattggctgagaagtaatgttccaaaaattgttggcattaatatatactcagacagtcaacctgcaataaaatccttggattctgtgttcctttactcgaaaacagccatcgactgccgcaaatctctcaacgagatggctgagctgtacaatattcacctaatatggatgCCTGGCCATACGAACATACCAGGGAACtgtcaagcagatgagttagcaaggctaggaactaccttacatattccaggggaactagaatctgttggtatgtctctggcaacctgcaagctcttgCTGCGTGGGAAGGCCGTCATGATggtaaatgttcgatgggagaattgcaagggctgtaacgacaccaaacaaatatggccccatttaaacttaaaccgcacactagatatgctagtgttttcaaggcgtcagatagcactcctgatatttgctataacgggtcgctgcctgataggcgaatttgcaacaactataggtgcgaagtataatgactattgtataagctagcatgatgtggaggaaaaggaatcaattaaacacctcttgtgtgagtgtcctgctttttgtgtaaggcgtaagcgaattttaggagcatatagctttagattactggcggacctggaaaacgttaacttaagcagttcttaatgtttttggagcaatctggttggttgggagccaccgtggtgcaatggttattatgcccgccttgcatacacaaggacgtgggttcgattcctgcttcgaccgaacaccaaaaagtttttcagcggtggattatcccaccttagtaatgctggtgacatttctgagggtttcaaagcttctctaagtggtttcactgcaatgtggaacgccgttcggactcggctataaaaaggaggtcccttgtcattgagcttaacatggaatcgggcagcactcagtgataagagagaagttcaccaatgtggtatcacaatggactgaatagtctaagtgagcctgatacatcgggctgccacctaacttaacctaacctaatctggttggttcaacaaaagtaaataacagagaaggttcagtggttaaaactagaagtgcccatatgtaataggtacttttagttaaatgtggtatcacaatggactgaatagtctaagtgagcctgaaacttaatcgggctgccactttaacctagccTAACTTTGAATTCGAGcattattataatatatataacattATATATTTAAGCTTATGTTAAGCAAATGGCAAATTAATGCTGCCAGACCTGAGCAAACCACCGGACCCATTACTTTCATTGATGCATGCCGACATTTAAAGTACCAGCTCAAATGCTTCAAAAAGCAGAATGTTTACTGCCTATTCCTGATGgagaatacaaaattttgcgattttgcAATTCGGAAATGGAATGCACCCTCAGATATGCAGTTGTTACAAGTTGGGAGTTTtcgataaaacatttttttattcgaaataaCAAAAACACTTATTTCCTTCGAGGAACACTTCGATAAAAAATGCAACAATAAGACTTTGTTCATCTGAGCTATGACATATATTTCGAACCAGTACAGCTAAGAGGGTAGCAAGTATGTCTTAGCTAAGAACGTTCAAATATTTCGAGAGGTGCATTTTGTACTGCCTATAGGTCCCGCAGTATGTAATGGACCCATAGCGATATGAATTGACCATGATAGGCGTTCATTAAAACTACAACACCCAATATCTTCGATGTCTTTAATTCACATATAATAGTGTTGAGAATTCTAAATACGATTTCATCTTTCAATATGATTTCATCTTAGATTTTAAATGCCTGAAAAATAGGATTGAAATAGAGAAGACGCTAAGTAACTGAATAATTTCcctataaaataaattcttttaaTATCAACTCTCGTATAAACAAAccttaaacaaaaacaacaataaaaaaatatttactttcatATACGGAACTTTGTTTGACAAACCATCAGTGTATACATATTCCCTGACATATAGTGATTTCcccaataatataaaaatatgaagtcGCCTCCTCTGGGGGGCGGAGGGGTAACCCAAACCTCTCCACCGCGGAAAAAATCTAGGCATAGAATACAAGAAATTGATTGCACTCTAAACTTCCCTAACTTAACACCAACTCCAAGAAATACCAAACCACAAGATAACCCAAAATTTGTGGTAATAAAGTCAACAGATTCAGAAAAACCTCTAAATAACATCAATATATTTCTTCTTAGCAAAGCGATAAACGGTCTTATTAGCGAAAATAATCGATTAATGACTAAATTTACCCGCGACGGTAACCTCCTTATTCTAACAAAAACTACAAGACATGcggaattattaataaaaacaaagaaactTTCTAATATTTGCGACATTACTTGCTCTTACCacgaaaaactaaattttgtaaaaggtgTTGTCTTTTGCCCCgcactaaagaaattaaatgaagCAGAAATCATAAAAGGTCTTGCTAAGGAAAATGTTATCGAAgcctacaaaataaaaaaaatgatagacGGGAAACTTGAGAACACTCCTTTGCACATTCTCACTTTCGATCTATATAAGAAAcctgatgaaattttcattggattTGACTACTTTTCTGTGGATCATTATATTCCAAAACCAATGCAATgtaaaaattgctataaaattgGTCATACACAAAAACGATGCAGCAATGTCCAACTTTGTCAAACATGCTCTCTAATTTTTCACGGCGACGACACTTGCTCTCAAGTAAAATGCATAAACTGCGGCCTTCAACATCAATCTACCAACAAAAACTGCCCAAAAATACTTAAAAGACAAGCCATTATAAAACACTCCACTATCAATAGACTCTCTTTCGCTGACGCAACGAAGTACATAAATGAAACTTATCCAGCTGATCACTTCTCTAAAAATGCTCCAATAGAGAGTttagaagaaataaaagttgcaaaattaaacaacaaaacgaataatgtctatacaaaaacatCCGAAAATGTAAATGCAACCGATaatacaaaaacacaaaacattaaaacaacaacaacaccccataaaaatatcaaagaaaCAAGTAACAAAAACACCAACAGTAACTCtccaaataaaacaataaaatcaatgaTTTCAGTTCCCACTCTCTCCAACTCTACAACAAAATATACAAACCCCACAACTGCTACAGTTATTTTTGattcaataaaagaaaattagcACTCTTATCatcataataaaaaacaaaccaatGACAAAACTACGCCGCCAACACATAAAGACACAATAACACTCTTGACTGATGCGATTAGTGATGATGAAATGGAATAAAAAGCCGAATATGATCTCTTTATTACCATTACATTTCTTgacttaatttattatttattttttcttattaaatGATAATTATTCAATGGAATATTAATGGGTACACCAATAACTACAACAACTTAGAAATAATTATCCAAAAATACAAGCCAGACGTAATGGTTCTACAAGAAACGCATATTCCCAAAGGTCTATCTAAAAAGCATCCCAAACAATACGAAGCTTATTTTCATAACACATTCACTGAAAGCAAACAAGGTCTTGCATTCCTAATTAAAAAGAACCTACAACACTCAAGCCACAACTCAAACCGAATTCAATCCTTTATAATAAACGTTCAATACGAAATCctattacaaaatatatatttgccaccaaacaataaaattactCAAACTAGTTTAGATAGTACAATAGATGCAGCCGCACAACATAACATTATCATGGGAGATATAAACGGATGGAATCCGGTTTGGGGATATACAACTATCAACGAAAGAGGCAAAATAGTGGAGAATTTTCTTAACGACAACGGCTTTTTTATTCTAAACAATGGAATGAGCACCCATCACTCCACCCACAATACTTTTACTGCGATAGATATCTCCGCATGTAGCACACATCTTTCAACTAAACTTACTTGGGATCTACTAGATGACTTATATGGGAGCGACCACCTTCCAATTATCTTAAAAATGGAAAGACGAAATAGCAACTCAATATTCGTCCCGAAATTTAAACCACAGTATGCCAACTGGGACTTATACCAACAAACTTTGGCTGGTGAATTAACTAAAAGAGAAGCATCCTCCAacgttaacaaggaaaatgcctCCATAAAAAAAGCCATAATGGGCGCAGCTAATGTTTCGATTCCTCAAAGTAAACCAATACGATCAAATCGCAATACGTACTGGTGGAATGCATACCTACAATCTCTGAGAGATCAAAAAATGAAACTATGGCACCAACTCCAAGCCACACCTAATATTCAACTCTCAATTACCTACAGTAAAGCGAATGCTTTATTTAAGAAAGCAGCAAAGCTTTCTAAAAAACagaaatataaagattttactTCACAAATCAATCCCAAAATGGATATTCAATCCATTTGGCGAACAATAAAGTCATTTTCAGGTACTGCATCAAACTCCAAATACATCAAAGCTCTCAAAAACTCAAACGGAATCTTAACAACTTCTTCAGAAGAAATAGTCGATATTCTAGCTTCACAATTCTCGAAAGTATCAAGTGACGAAGTATACTCACCTGATTTTATAACTGAAAAACACGAATCATTGAATTACAATTACGAACCCCAACACGTAACAAAATCAGCCCGTCAAATCGAAACCCAAATTAACA
It includes:
- the LOC142230934 gene encoding uncharacterized protein LOC142230934, coding for MKSPPLGGGGVTQTSPPRKKSRHRIQEIDCTLNFPNLTPTPRNTKPQDNPKFVVIKSTDSEKPLNNINIFLLSKAINGLISENNRLMTKFTRDGNLLILTKTTRHAELLIKTKKLSNICDITCSYHEKLNFVKGVVFCPALKKLNEAEIIKGLAKENVIEAYKIKKMIDGKLENTPLHILTFDLYKKPDEIFIGFDYFSVDHYIPKPMQCKNCYKIGHTQKRCSNVQLCQTCSLIFHGDDTCSQFPLSPTLQQNIQTPQLLQLFLIQ